A single genomic interval of Vibrio maritimus harbors:
- a CDS encoding inosine/guanosine kinase, whose amino-acid sequence MKFPGQRKSKHYFPTSKKDLSVSQAQSAPKLYRPTIVGVGQTIVDIEARVDDDFLAKYDLSKGHSLVLEESKADALYAELVEKELITHQFPGDTIGNTLHNYSVLADSKSVLLGVMSKNIQVGSYGYRYLCRTSSRMNLNHLQTVDGPIGRCYTLITDDGERTFAINEGEMNQLRPESVPESVFDKASALVVSSYLMRGKPEDPMPQAVARAVEIAKQKSVPVVLTLGTKWVIEGNEKFWQDYIKENVTIVAMNEEEGEALTGFADPLKAADKALDWVDLVLCTAGPAGLYMAGYCDNVTLRETTHELISADEFADFNKFEFSRAMRKDECSDPQKVYSHIGPYLGGPLKIKNTNGAGDGALSALLHDMTANSFHSKNVPDSDKHVAPCLTYSSLSQICKYANRVSYEVLTQHSPRLTRALPEREDSLEEAYWDR is encoded by the coding sequence ATGAAATTCCCTGGACAACGCAAGTCAAAACACTATTTCCCGACCAGTAAGAAAGATCTTTCTGTGAGTCAGGCGCAATCAGCGCCAAAACTATACCGCCCGACAATTGTTGGTGTCGGGCAAACAATCGTCGACATTGAAGCACGTGTTGATGATGACTTCCTAGCTAAATACGATTTAAGTAAAGGACACTCACTCGTACTCGAAGAGAGCAAAGCGGATGCTCTGTATGCCGAACTTGTCGAAAAGGAGCTGATTACACATCAATTCCCTGGCGACACTATTGGTAATACCCTTCACAACTACTCAGTCCTCGCGGACAGCAAATCTGTCTTACTCGGCGTAATGTCTAAAAACATTCAAGTTGGGTCATATGGATATCGTTACCTGTGCCGCACATCGTCGAGAATGAACCTAAACCATCTACAGACGGTTGATGGTCCTATCGGGCGCTGCTACACACTTATCACTGATGATGGCGAACGCACATTCGCTATCAACGAAGGTGAGATGAACCAGCTTCGACCAGAGAGTGTACCTGAGTCAGTGTTTGACAAGGCTTCTGCACTTGTTGTTTCTTCTTACCTTATGCGTGGCAAACCTGAAGATCCGATGCCTCAAGCTGTCGCTCGTGCCGTTGAAATTGCAAAGCAGAAATCTGTACCAGTCGTTCTTACTCTGGGTACTAAATGGGTTATCGAAGGCAATGAGAAATTCTGGCAAGACTACATCAAAGAAAACGTCACCATCGTTGCGATGAACGAAGAAGAAGGTGAAGCCTTGACCGGTTTCGCCGATCCTCTAAAAGCCGCTGACAAAGCACTGGATTGGGTTGATTTGGTATTGTGCACCGCGGGTCCAGCAGGCCTCTACATGGCGGGCTACTGTGACAACGTCACACTAAGAGAGACAACACACGAACTTATATCTGCTGACGAGTTTGCAGACTTCAACAAGTTTGAGTTTAGCCGAGCGATGAGAAAGGACGAGTGTTCTGATCCGCAAAAAGTCTACTCTCACATTGGCCCTTACTTAGGCGGTCCACTAAAGATCAAGAACACCAATGGTGCAGGAGATGGTGCACTGTCAGCATTACTGCATGACATGACTGCAAACTCATTCCATAGCAAAAATGTACCAGACTCAGACAAGCATGTTGCACCATGTTTGACTTATTCGTCACTCTCTCAAATTTGTAAGTACGCAAACCGAGTTAGCTACGAAGTGTTAACCCAACACTCTCCTAGACTCACCCGTGCTCTTCCTGAGAGAGAAGACAGCTTAGAAGAAGCGTACTGGGATCGTTAA